The Rubrivirga sp. SAORIC476 genome contains a region encoding:
- a CDS encoding glycosyltransferase family 4 protein → MRIYLHDYGGHAFLVGLARHLARRGHTVRYGFSATNEAPQGDLAPRPDDPPTFSLDPVVTPPVDKRARSLMGLVKRKRAEARFGRAAAAHLRRWDADVVVCANGSLDVIAPLMAAARDQDAAFVNWLQDVLSVGTRSVLARRFGLPGDLLGRTFEAKEGRMLRGADAVIGITDAFRPLLDGWGVDPARVAIIENWAPLAELPQRPRDTAWARAHGLDAHPVVLYSGTLGMKHDPASLGHVAGVLADRMPEARMVVVSSGQGADWLAERAAGLPNLVLLPFQPFDVFPDVLGAADVFVAILEPDASAVSVPSKVLAYLCAGRPAVLSVPADNLAAQVVTREDAGVVVPPGDADALAEAVLSLLAAPAQRERMGGAGRAYAERAFDLDAVAERIEAVLQNALTRIG, encoded by the coding sequence ATGCGGATCTACCTCCACGACTACGGCGGCCACGCCTTCCTCGTCGGCCTCGCGCGGCACCTCGCGCGACGCGGGCACACCGTCCGCTACGGGTTCTCGGCGACCAACGAGGCGCCCCAGGGCGATCTCGCCCCCCGCCCCGACGACCCGCCAACGTTCTCGCTGGACCCGGTCGTGACGCCGCCGGTCGACAAGCGGGCACGGTCGCTGATGGGGCTGGTGAAGCGAAAGCGGGCCGAGGCGCGGTTCGGGCGGGCCGCCGCCGCGCACCTCCGCCGGTGGGACGCCGACGTCGTGGTGTGTGCGAACGGCTCGCTCGACGTGATCGCCCCGCTCATGGCCGCGGCGCGAGACCAGGACGCCGCGTTCGTGAACTGGCTCCAGGACGTGCTGTCGGTCGGCACGCGGTCCGTGCTCGCCCGGCGCTTCGGCCTGCCCGGCGACCTGCTCGGCCGCACGTTCGAGGCGAAGGAGGGCCGGATGCTGCGCGGCGCCGATGCTGTGATCGGCATCACGGACGCGTTCCGTCCGCTGCTCGACGGCTGGGGCGTCGACCCGGCCCGGGTGGCCATCATTGAGAACTGGGCGCCCCTCGCCGAGCTGCCCCAGCGCCCGCGCGACACGGCCTGGGCGCGAGCGCACGGGCTGGATGCGCACCCCGTCGTGCTGTACTCCGGCACGCTGGGCATGAAGCACGACCCGGCCAGCCTCGGCCACGTCGCGGGCGTCCTCGCCGACCGGATGCCGGAGGCGCGCATGGTCGTCGTGTCGTCCGGCCAGGGCGCCGACTGGCTCGCCGAGCGGGCGGCCGGGCTCCCGAACCTCGTGCTCCTCCCCTTCCAGCCGTTCGATGTGTTTCCCGACGTGCTCGGTGCGGCCGACGTGTTCGTGGCCATCCTCGAGCCCGACGCGAGCGCCGTCTCGGTGCCGTCGAAGGTGCTGGCGTACCTCTGTGCGGGGCGCCCGGCCGTCCTGTCGGTCCCGGCCGACAACCTCGCCGCGCAGGTCGTGACGCGCGAGGACGCCGGGGTGGTGGTGCCCCCCGGCGACGCCGACGCATTGGCCGAGGCGGTCCTGTCGCTTCTGGCCGCCCCGGCACAGCGCGAGCGGATGGGCGGCGCCGGACGCGCCTACGCCGAGCGGGCCTTCGACCTCGACGCCGTCGCCGAGCGCATCGAGGCGGTGCTCCAGAACGCACTCACGCGCATCGGCTAG
- a CDS encoding ion transporter yields MPDAVPALDPDRPTPEGFRPVGQGIRRRLFEIVFHADDPAAKGFDVVLIVAILTSVLVVMLESVASIQSQYARELLAAEWFFTVLFTAEYLLRLWVLQTPLRYARSFFGVVDLLSILPTYLSLLIPGAQVLLTVRILRALRIFRVLKLANYLDEADQLRRALAASRRKILVFIFVVLTLVTIAGSMMYLIEGGENGFDSIPRSVYWAVITVTTVGYGDIAAQTPVGQLLTVALVIVGYGIIAVPTGIVTVELGKERATSMAETLAGAAVQAVTVQLSTCPRCGLSEHDTDASYCKWCGEPLLVEARPTT; encoded by the coding sequence ATGCCCGACGCCGTCCCCGCCCTCGACCCCGACCGCCCGACGCCCGAGGGATTCCGACCTGTCGGGCAGGGCATCCGGCGCCGCCTCTTCGAGATCGTCTTCCACGCCGACGACCCGGCGGCCAAGGGGTTCGACGTGGTCCTGATCGTCGCCATCCTGACGAGCGTCCTCGTGGTGATGCTGGAGAGCGTCGCCTCGATCCAGTCGCAGTACGCGAGGGAGCTGCTCGCCGCGGAGTGGTTCTTCACGGTCCTCTTCACGGCCGAGTACCTGCTTCGACTGTGGGTCCTCCAGACGCCCCTCCGCTACGCACGGAGCTTCTTCGGCGTCGTCGACCTGCTCTCGATCCTGCCCACGTACCTCAGCCTGCTCATCCCCGGGGCCCAGGTGCTGCTCACGGTCCGCATCCTGCGGGCGCTCCGCATCTTCCGCGTCCTCAAGCTGGCCAACTACCTCGACGAGGCCGACCAGCTCCGACGCGCGCTGGCCGCCAGCCGCCGCAAGATCCTGGTGTTCATCTTCGTCGTGCTGACGCTGGTCACCATCGCCGGGTCGATGATGTACCTGATCGAGGGCGGCGAGAACGGCTTCGACTCGATCCCGCGGAGCGTCTACTGGGCGGTCATTACGGTCACGACGGTCGGCTACGGCGACATCGCCGCGCAGACGCCCGTCGGGCAGCTCCTGACGGTGGCGCTCGTGATCGTCGGCTACGGCATCATCGCGGTGCCCACGGGCATCGTGACGGTCGAGTTGGGCAAGGAGCGAGCGACATCGATGGCGGAGACGCTGGCCGGGGCTGCCGTCCAGGCGGTCACCGTCCAGCTCTCGACGTGCCCGCGCTGCGGCCTCAGCGAACACGACACGGACGCGAGCTACTGCAAGTGGTGCGGCGAGCCGCTCCTCGTGGAGGCCCGCCCGACGACCTGA
- a CDS encoding N-formylglutamate amidohydrolase, with translation MSAPFSITVGPGALVATAVHDGHAIHPETLPHVSLPDAERLREEDPFTGRLTDVAPTRVVGGRSRFEVDLNRPRDRAVYRTPDDAWGLQVWMDTVPDAVVARSLALYDAFYTALGDLLRLKIEEHGSVVVYDLHTYNHRRDGPDGPVAKPEGNPEVNLGTGTLDRERWGALVDGFMADLREGAAQAGLPDLDVRENVKFEGGHVSQWIHETFGSDACVLAVEFKKTFMDEWSGELDEGHLGQLREALAHTVPGVLAARSAS, from the coding sequence ATGTCTGCCCCGTTCTCGATCACCGTCGGCCCTGGCGCCCTCGTCGCCACCGCCGTCCACGACGGCCACGCGATCCACCCGGAGACGCTCCCCCACGTCTCCCTGCCCGACGCCGAGCGGCTCCGCGAGGAAGACCCGTTCACGGGCCGACTGACGGACGTCGCGCCGACGCGCGTCGTCGGCGGGCGCTCCCGCTTCGAGGTCGACCTGAACCGCCCCCGCGACCGCGCCGTCTACCGCACCCCCGACGACGCCTGGGGCCTGCAGGTGTGGATGGACACCGTCCCAGACGCCGTCGTCGCCCGCTCTCTGGCTCTCTACGACGCGTTCTACACCGCCCTGGGCGACCTGCTCCGGCTCAAGATCGAGGAGCACGGGTCGGTCGTCGTATACGACCTCCACACCTACAACCACCGCCGGGACGGCCCGGATGGCCCCGTAGCCAAGCCGGAGGGGAATCCCGAGGTCAACCTCGGCACGGGGACGCTCGACCGGGAGCGCTGGGGCGCCCTGGTGGACGGGTTCATGGCCGACCTCAGAGAGGGTGCCGCCCAGGCCGGCCTCCCCGACCTGGACGTACGCGAGAACGTCAAGTTCGAGGGGGGTCACGTGTCACAGTGGATCCACGAGACGTTCGGGAGCGATGCATGCGTGCTGGCGGTGGAGTTCAAAAAGACGTTCATGGACGAGTGGAGCGGGGAGCTCGACGAGGGCCACCTCGGGCAACTTCGCGAGGCCCTCGCCCACACCGTCCCCGGCGTGCTCGCCGCCCGGTCGGCGTCGTGA
- a CDS encoding flavohemoglobin expression-modulating QEGLA motif protein — translation MTADALRRVLRTGLDAGRPVRLDLGGLGTVFVDHAVPILAVHRCPGGATGDPALDARAACDQAHQLVTTQPAYVLTSDPDPGAARETVRIVAEALEAACGGLLLVEVWSPLDDAHDDDVDPFDRAPGFTIYTSEDGPPAEAVDALCDALSGIEEAGQGASVDHVVTPTVAPPGLPPLDRPHTIGLAVDAIFHNARDDEFYPRVLAHLRERIAPALRQAAADATQVSPTMLARTALEPAAVEVDRGLSDVARSFGFLLQVTPVNTDAAWDDFKGGGCEHAPELLYRPLTFDPDQARRDLFALPLDDVEDPVVEGLLRECRDELASHVRMVLDIDTPQFLPESLRVFGAPDDDLIDLAHRVVSAVDARPRRTTGQETVGATVFAAQARAQLEAYHTLSEHVPVTVDIRQDLPSSLMVSSGELLIGARYQVSEARVAPLLAHEIGTHVLTYANGCAQSIEQFRHGLAGYEDLQEGLAVFAEWLVGGLTGGRFRTLAARVLGARAVADGAEFVDTYRLLRRDAGLSERGAFGVAVRLHRGGGLTKDMVYLRGLRDLLRHLAEGGPFRALFAGKMALRHLDAVADLTDRGILRPPRLLPLHLDDPSAVARLGRARDGLTVTDLLSPDA, via the coding sequence GTGACGGCAGACGCCCTCCGGCGTGTGCTCCGTACCGGCTTGGACGCGGGGAGGCCCGTCCGCCTCGACCTGGGCGGCCTCGGGACCGTGTTCGTGGATCACGCCGTCCCGATCCTGGCCGTCCACCGGTGCCCCGGCGGTGCCACCGGCGACCCGGCCCTGGACGCCCGCGCGGCCTGCGACCAGGCTCATCAACTCGTCACGACCCAGCCCGCCTACGTCCTCACCTCTGACCCCGACCCCGGCGCTGCGCGCGAGACCGTCCGCATCGTCGCCGAGGCGCTGGAGGCTGCCTGTGGCGGGCTCCTGCTGGTCGAGGTCTGGTCGCCGCTCGACGATGCCCACGACGACGACGTCGACCCGTTCGACCGCGCGCCGGGGTTCACGATCTACACCTCCGAGGATGGCCCACCGGCCGAGGCGGTCGACGCGCTGTGCGACGCGCTGTCGGGGATCGAGGAAGCGGGTCAGGGAGCCAGCGTGGACCACGTGGTGACCCCGACCGTGGCACCGCCCGGCCTTCCGCCCCTGGACCGGCCCCATACCATCGGGCTCGCCGTCGACGCCATCTTCCACAACGCTCGCGACGACGAGTTCTACCCGCGTGTGCTGGCCCACCTGCGCGAGAGGATCGCGCCGGCGCTGCGCCAGGCTGCCGCCGACGCGACTCAGGTCTCCCCGACCATGCTGGCGCGCACGGCGCTGGAGCCTGCCGCCGTGGAGGTGGACCGGGGCCTCTCGGATGTCGCCCGCTCGTTCGGCTTCCTCCTCCAGGTGACGCCCGTCAACACCGACGCTGCCTGGGACGACTTCAAGGGGGGGGGCTGCGAGCACGCCCCGGAGCTGCTCTATCGTCCGCTCACGTTCGACCCCGACCAGGCCCGGCGCGACCTGTTCGCTCTGCCTCTCGACGACGTGGAGGACCCGGTCGTGGAAGGTCTGCTGCGCGAGTGCCGCGACGAGCTCGCGTCGCACGTCCGGATGGTGCTCGACATCGACACGCCCCAGTTCCTGCCCGAGAGCCTGCGCGTCTTCGGCGCCCCCGACGACGACCTGATCGACCTGGCGCACCGCGTCGTCTCGGCCGTCGACGCCCGGCCTCGACGCACGACGGGCCAGGAGACGGTCGGCGCGACCGTGTTCGCCGCTCAGGCGCGGGCTCAGTTGGAGGCCTACCATACGCTCTCCGAGCACGTCCCTGTCACTGTCGACATCCGCCAGGATCTGCCGAGCAGCCTGATGGTGTCGAGCGGCGAGCTGCTGATCGGCGCCCGGTACCAGGTCTCCGAGGCGCGCGTCGCCCCGCTGCTGGCGCACGAGATCGGCACGCACGTGCTGACGTACGCCAACGGCTGCGCCCAGTCGATCGAGCAGTTCCGCCATGGGCTGGCGGGGTACGAGGACCTTCAGGAGGGGCTGGCCGTCTTCGCCGAGTGGCTCGTGGGCGGCCTGACCGGCGGGCGGTTCCGGACCCTGGCTGCGCGCGTGCTCGGTGCCCGCGCCGTGGCCGACGGGGCCGAGTTCGTGGACACGTACCGGCTGCTGAGACGTGACGCGGGCCTGAGCGAGCGCGGCGCGTTCGGCGTGGCCGTCCGGCTCCACCGCGGCGGCGGGCTGACCAAGGACATGGTGTACCTGCGCGGCCTGCGCGACCTGCTCCGCCACCTCGCCGAGGGCGGCCCGTTCCGGGCGCTGTTCGCGGGCAAGATGGCCCTCCGCCACCTCGACGCCGTCGCCGACCTGACCGACCGGGGCATCCTGCGCCCCCCACGACTTCTTCCCCTTCACCTCGACGACCCCTCTGCGGTCGCCCGCCTCGGCCGTGCCCGCGACGGACTGACGGTCACCGACCTCCTCTCCCCAGACGCGTAG
- a CDS encoding glutathione synthetase: MRIAFLINSYDTEKAVYTTTRLALAAHKAGHDVLYLSVEDFICDPDETMRVRVRRPGGTYKTTKTFWAGVHDDGVEERMAVEEIDALLLRNDPADDASARPWAQSAGIVFGQMLARRGVIVLNDPDGLAKAVNKVYFQRFPQEVRPKTLVTRHADDVRRFIDDHGGDAVIKPFQGSGGEGVFVVRGDDKANLNQIIDAVCTSGYMVVQEFLAEAAGADTRMYLVNGEPLVQDGVYAAFRREGQGDDVRSNISAGGQVAKAEIGERELEIAEMVRPQLVQDGMFLVGLDIAGGILLEVNVFSPGGIGGIEKTTGVDFAPAIIEAIDRKVRAKGRYTQHFSNVTLATL, from the coding sequence ATGCGCATCGCCTTCCTGATCAACTCCTACGACACGGAGAAAGCCGTCTACACCACGACGCGCCTCGCACTCGCCGCCCACAAGGCCGGCCACGACGTGCTCTATCTATCGGTCGAGGACTTCATCTGTGACCCCGACGAGACCATGCGCGTTCGCGTGCGGCGACCCGGCGGGACTTATAAGACCACCAAGACCTTCTGGGCAGGCGTCCACGACGACGGCGTCGAGGAGCGGATGGCGGTCGAGGAGATCGACGCGCTCCTGCTCCGCAACGACCCTGCCGACGACGCCTCCGCCCGCCCGTGGGCCCAGTCGGCCGGCATCGTGTTCGGGCAGATGCTCGCTCGCCGGGGCGTGATCGTGCTCAACGACCCCGACGGGCTGGCGAAGGCCGTCAACAAGGTCTACTTCCAGCGCTTCCCGCAGGAGGTGCGGCCCAAGACGCTCGTCACCCGTCACGCCGACGACGTGCGGCGGTTCATCGACGACCACGGCGGGGACGCCGTCATCAAGCCGTTCCAGGGCTCGGGCGGCGAGGGCGTGTTCGTGGTCCGGGGCGACGACAAGGCGAACCTCAACCAGATCATCGATGCGGTCTGCACGAGCGGCTACATGGTGGTCCAGGAGTTCCTCGCCGAGGCGGCCGGGGCCGACACCCGGATGTACCTCGTCAACGGCGAGCCCCTCGTGCAGGACGGCGTTTATGCGGCGTTCCGCCGCGAAGGTCAGGGCGACGACGTGCGGAGCAACATCAGCGCGGGCGGCCAGGTCGCGAAGGCGGAGATCGGGGAGCGCGAACTCGAGATCGCCGAGATGGTCCGTCCCCAGTTGGTCCAGGACGGCATGTTCCTGGTCGGCCTCGACATCGCGGGCGGCATCTTGCTCGAAGTGAACGTGTTCAGCCCCGGCGGCATCGGCGGCATCGAGAAGACGACCGGCGTGGACTTCGCACCGGCCATCATCGAGGCCATCGACCGCAAGGTGCGGGCCAAGGGGCGCTACACCCAGCACTTCTCGAACGTCACGCTGGCGACCCTGTAG
- the hppD gene encoding 4-hydroxyphenylpyruvate dioxygenase has protein sequence MPGSGLPDLTTAPDAVAPGDDFLPLKGTDYVEFWVGNARQAAHYYAHAFGFDVIAYLGPETGHRDRMSYLVTQGKVRFVLTSPMGPEGEIADHVRLHGDGVRDLALWVDDAVSAFEETTKRGGVPVREPEVLEDEHGTVTVSAIGTYGDTIHTFVDRSAYDGPFLPGYEAIQDDYFTPNPVGLKYVDHCVGNVDLGDMNRYVQYYADVMGFKNLISFDDQDISTEYTALMSKVMSNGNERVKFPINEPAEGKKKSQIEEYLDFYRGPGVQHIALATDNILETVSKLRSRGVDFLTVPTTYYDELTERVGEIDEDLSELAELGILVDRDPDGYLLQIFTKPIGNRPTVFFEIIQRKGARSFGKGNFKALFEAIEREQERRGNL, from the coding sequence ATGCCCGGCTCGGGCCTGCCGGACCTCACCACCGCCCCCGACGCCGTCGCCCCTGGCGACGACTTCCTCCCTCTCAAGGGCACCGACTACGTCGAGTTCTGGGTCGGCAACGCCCGCCAGGCGGCCCACTACTACGCCCATGCGTTCGGCTTTGACGTGATCGCCTATCTGGGACCCGAGACGGGCCACCGCGACCGGATGAGCTACCTCGTCACCCAGGGGAAGGTCCGCTTCGTCCTGACCTCGCCCATGGGCCCCGAGGGCGAGATCGCGGACCACGTCCGCCTCCACGGCGACGGCGTGCGCGACCTCGCGCTCTGGGTCGACGATGCGGTGTCGGCCTTCGAGGAGACGACCAAGCGTGGCGGCGTGCCCGTCCGCGAGCCCGAGGTACTGGAGGACGAGCACGGCACCGTCACCGTCTCTGCCATCGGCACCTACGGCGACACCATCCACACGTTCGTGGACCGCTCTGCCTACGACGGCCCCTTCCTGCCCGGCTACGAGGCCATCCAGGACGACTACTTCACGCCCAACCCGGTCGGCCTCAAGTACGTCGACCACTGCGTCGGCAACGTGGACCTGGGCGACATGAACAGGTACGTCCAGTACTACGCGGACGTAATGGGCTTCAAAAACCTCATCTCGTTCGACGACCAGGACATCTCCACCGAGTACACGGCGCTGATGTCGAAGGTGATGTCGAACGGCAACGAGCGGGTCAAATTCCCGATCAACGAGCCCGCCGAGGGCAAGAAGAAGAGCCAGATCGAGGAGTACCTCGACTTCTACCGCGGCCCCGGCGTGCAGCACATCGCGCTCGCCACCGACAACATCCTGGAGACGGTTTCCAAGCTCCGCAGCCGCGGCGTCGACTTCCTGACCGTCCCGACGACCTACTACGACGAGCTGACCGAGCGCGTCGGCGAGATCGACGAGGACCTGTCGGAGCTCGCCGAGTTGGGCATCCTGGTCGACCGCGATCCGGACGGCTACCTGCTGCAGATCTTTACCAAGCCCATCGGCAACCGCCCGACGGTGTTCTTCGAGATCATCCAGCGCAAGGGGGCCCGCTCGTTCGGCAAGGGCAACTTCAAGGCGCTCTTCGAGGCCATCGAGCGCGAGCAGGAGCGCCGAGGAAACCTCTAA
- a CDS encoding homogentisate 1,2-dioxygenase, producing MSFYVQRGQIPPKRHTQFQRPDGALYTEEVLGEEGFHGIGSIAYHIHPPTLVEAVGEPEDVTVEYAEEAFLAHRHFLGPKVEPGGDWLTGRVPIMGNNDIVMSMCVPTDGMPEDTFYKNATHDELIYVHDGEGTLHTVLGDVEFRQGDYVHVPRTLIHRWSFTGDVQPRLLVMESPTEFRPPKRYRNDMGQLLEHSPYCERDFRPPGDPPAIDQEGRFTVKIKKHGKLFPFVYRYHPFDVVGWDGYMYPTAFSIHDFEPITGRIHQPPPVHQTFEARGFVVCSFVPRLFDYHPDSIPAPYNHSNIDSDEVLYYAEGDFMSRKGIGRGSFTLHPGGIPHGPHPGTTEASIGARETHELAVMVDTFAPLKLTKQALAIESPDYVLSWQPEKHGHPLPDAAPIPPGATISGDGAAGALPDSPPLDAARG from the coding sequence ATGTCTTTTTACGTCCAGCGCGGGCAGATCCCGCCGAAGCGTCACACCCAGTTCCAGCGCCCCGACGGCGCCCTGTACACCGAGGAAGTCCTCGGCGAGGAGGGCTTCCACGGGATCGGCAGCATCGCCTACCACATCCACCCACCGACGCTGGTCGAAGCGGTCGGCGAGCCGGAGGACGTGACGGTAGAGTACGCCGAGGAGGCGTTTCTGGCGCACCGCCACTTTCTGGGACCGAAGGTCGAGCCCGGCGGCGACTGGCTGACCGGCCGCGTGCCCATCATGGGCAACAACGACATCGTGATGTCGATGTGCGTGCCGACGGACGGCATGCCCGAGGACACGTTCTACAAGAACGCGACCCACGACGAGCTGATCTACGTCCACGACGGCGAGGGCACGCTCCACACCGTCTTGGGCGACGTCGAGTTTCGGCAGGGCGACTACGTCCACGTGCCGCGGACACTGATCCACCGGTGGTCCTTCACCGGCGACGTCCAGCCGCGCCTGCTGGTGATGGAGTCGCCCACCGAGTTCCGCCCGCCGAAGCGGTACCGCAACGACATGGGCCAGCTGCTGGAGCACAGCCCGTACTGCGAGCGCGACTTCCGGCCGCCCGGCGACCCGCCGGCGATCGACCAGGAGGGCCGGTTCACGGTCAAGATTAAAAAGCACGGCAAGCTCTTCCCATTCGTGTACCGCTACCACCCGTTCGACGTCGTCGGGTGGGACGGCTACATGTACCCGACGGCCTTCTCGATCCACGACTTTGAGCCCATCACGGGGCGCATCCACCAGCCGCCGCCGGTCCACCAGACCTTCGAGGCGCGCGGGTTCGTGGTGTGCTCCTTCGTGCCCCGCCTGTTCGACTACCACCCGGACTCGATCCCGGCGCCGTACAACCACTCGAACATCGACTCGGACGAGGTGCTGTACTACGCCGAGGGCGACTTCATGTCGCGCAAGGGCATCGGCCGGGGCAGCTTCACGCTCCACCCCGGTGGCATCCCGCACGGCCCGCACCCCGGCACCACCGAGGCGAGCATCGGCGCCAGAGAGACGCACGAGCTGGCGGTCATGGTGGACACCTTCGCGCCGCTCAAGCTGACCAAGCAGGCGCTCGCCATCGAGTCGCCGGACTACGTGCTGTCCTGGCAACCCGAGAAGCACGGTCACCCGCTCCCGGACGCGGCCCCCATCCCGCCGGGCGCGACGATCTCGGGCGACGGCGCCGCGGGGGCGCTCCCCGACTCGCCGCCCCTCGACGCCGCGCGCGGCTGA
- a CDS encoding SDR family oxidoreductase, translated as MTVLVAGAHGAVGQHVVQILAEAGHHVLALIRNADQSALLRTLGGHPIVGDLTGDVSDAPSGCDAVIFAAGSGGDAVEAVDRDGAIQLIDAAVTHSVRRFVMLSSIGADAPEEADQLQDYLRAKHEADQHLLDSGLTYTILRPTTLTNGAGVGTATFAASLDLKEGSSEVAREDVAAALAAIVTISETEHAVIEMTAGPTPIREGLAAT; from the coding sequence ATGACCGTTCTCGTAGCAGGTGCCCACGGCGCCGTCGGACAGCACGTTGTCCAGATCCTCGCTGAGGCCGGGCACCACGTGCTGGCCCTCATCCGCAATGCCGATCAGAGCGCGCTGCTCCGCACCCTCGGCGGCCACCCCATCGTGGGCGACCTCACCGGCGACGTGTCGGACGCCCCCTCGGGATGCGACGCGGTGATCTTCGCGGCTGGCTCTGGCGGAGACGCCGTGGAAGCGGTGGACCGCGACGGTGCCATCCAGTTGATCGACGCCGCCGTGACGCACAGCGTCCGCCGGTTCGTGATGCTGAGTTCCATCGGCGCCGATGCTCCGGAAGAGGCCGACCAGCTGCAGGACTACCTCCGCGCCAAGCACGAGGCGGACCAGCACCTTCTCGACAGCGGGCTCACCTACACCATCCTGCGCCCGACGACCCTCACGAACGGCGCGGGAGTCGGCACGGCTACGTTCGCAGCGTCCCTCGATCTGAAAGAAGGCTCCAGCGAGGTCGCTCGGGAGGACGTGGCTGCGGCACTCGCCGCCATCGTGACGATCTCGGAGACCGAGCACGCCGTCATCGAGATGACCGCCGGCCCGACCCCGATCCGCGAGGGACTGGCAGCGACCTGA